A stretch of the Oncorhynchus mykiss isolate Arlee chromosome 23, USDA_OmykA_1.1, whole genome shotgun sequence genome encodes the following:
- the fignl1 gene encoding fidgetin-like protein 1 — protein sequence MSGAHLGEWQRRSFDISSGTCAPEQTADSYRAHILAIQYAWASSQLSQAGTASLLRTYSERYAAVLDSDDPRTGLNNYAESALHLARSQRNHSDKWESSLTTVNVLELPCVQKMIQAGTGGGKSLVAPADVNITVGQESRGSSLPVVSSTGLRAAEPPFKPLGPTSWPKAAGNSTFSNLQSITAERPRGPEGFPSHHNSSAGPSGSAQSLFGQHASAPPHPNPGPEANQSVFFNSNPSKRKTFYNSCGESGRGGASRGQDPRGGGTNFKTAREQFIVDQQKKHSNQPQRAQQPPGMVVAMGNATKKSLGANRPRGTFSKFVSPMPRQEDKEGGVGSNNAQETQPVDERLKNFEPKIIELIMSEIMDHGPPVAWDDIAGLEFAKATIKEIVVWPMLRPDIFTGLRGPPKGILLFGPPGTGKTLIGKCIACQSGATFFSISASSLTSKWVGEGEKMVRALFAIARCHQPAVIFIDEIDSLLSQRTDGEHESSRRIKTEFLVQLDGAATSADDRILVVGATNRPQEIDEAARRRLSKRLYIPLPEAAARRQIVSNLMACEKSQMEEEELENVVTGTEGFSGADMTGLCREAALGPIRSIQLSDIATITPDQVRPILHCDFQEALRIVRPSVSAKDLELYEEWNNTFGCGR from the coding sequence ATGAGTGGTGCACACCTAGGCGAGTGGCAGAGGAGGTCCTTTGACATTTCATCTGGCACCTGCGCACCTGAGCAGACGGCAGACTCCTATCGGGCGCACATCCTCGCCATTCAATATGCATGGGCGAGCTCCCAGCTCTCTCAGGCCGGCACGGCCAGCCTGCTCAGGACTTACTCTGAACGCTATGCCGCAGTGCTGGACTCGGACGACCCTCGCACGGGGCTTAACAACTATGCAGAGAGTGCACTGCACCTGGCCCGCAGTCAGAGGAACCACAGCGACAAATGGGAGTCGTCCCTGACAACTGTGAATGTGCTGGAGCTGCCTTGCGTGCAGAAGATGATTCAGGCTGGGACAGGGGGTGGAAAGTCCCTGGTGGCACCTGCAGATGTTAACATCACTGTTGGACAAGAGAGCAGAGGCAGCTCCCTGCCTGTTGTTTCCTCCACTGGACTCAGAGCTGCAGAGCCTCCATTCAAACCCCTGGGACCCACATCATGGCCCAAGGCTGCGGGCAACAGCACTTTCAGCAATTTACAGAGTATTACTGCAGAGAGACCAAGAGGCCCTGAGGGATTCCCCAGCCACCACAATTCCTCTGCTGGCCCCTCAGGAAGTGCTCAGTCTCTGTTTGGCCAGCACGCCTCAGCTCCACCACATCCAAACCCAGGCCCTGAAGCGAACCAATCTGTCTTCTTCAACTCTAACCCCTCCAAGAGGAAGACATTCTATAACTCCTGTGGAGAGAGTGGCAGAGGGGGGGCATCTAGAGGGCAAGACCCACGTGGTGGTGGCACTAACTTCAAAACTGCAAGGGAGCAGTTTATTGTTGATCAGCAGAAAAAGCACTCCAACCAGCCCCAGAGAGCTCAGCAGCCCCCTGGGATGGTGGTTGCCATGGGGAATGCCACGAAGAAGTCACTGGGGGCCAACAGGCCACGGGGGACATTTTCCAAATTTGTGTCCCCAATGCCAAGGCAAGAGGACAAGGAGGGTGGGGTCGGGAGCAACAATGCCCAGGAGACTCAGCCAGTAGACGAGCGTCTGAAAAACTTTGAGCCAAAGATCATCGAGTTGATCATGAGTGAAATTATGGACCACGGGCCGCCCGTAGCCTGGGATGACATTGCTggcctggagtttgccaaagcCACCATCAAGGAGATTGTTGTGTGGCCTATGCTCCGGCCTGACATCTTCACTGGCCTCCGTGGTCCACCCAAAGGCATCCTCCTATTTGGGCCCCCGGGGACAGGAAAAACTCTGATTGGGAAATGCATTGCTTGCCAGTCAGGCGCCACCTTCTTCAGCATCAGCGCCTCATCTCTCACCTCAAagtgggtgggggagggagagaaaatggTGAGAGCACTCTTCGCCATTGCCCGCTGCCACCAGCCAGCAGTCATCTTCATCGACGAGATAGACTCTCTGCTGTCCCAGCGTACGGACGGGGAGCACGAGTCATCCCGGCGGATAAAGACTGAGTTCCTGGTTCAGTTGGACGGGGCGGCCACCTCAGCCGACGACCGCATCCTGGTGGTGGGGGCCACCAACCGCCCTCAGGAGATAGACGAGGCGGCTCGGCGCCGCCTTTCCAAACGCCTCTACATCCCCCTTCCCGAGGCAGCCGCAAGACGGCAGATAGTCTCTAACCTCATGGCCTGCGAGAAAAGCcagatggaagaggaagagctGGAGAACGTGGTCACAGGGACGGAGGGCTTTTCCGGGGCCGATATGACAGGACTGTGCCGGGAGGCAGCGTTGGGCCCCATCCGGAGCATCCAGCTCAGTGACATTGCCACCATCACCCCCGACCAGGTGCGGCCCATCCTCCACTGTGACTTCCAGGAGGCCCTGAGGATCGTGAGGCCCAGCGTCTCAGCCAAAGACCTGGAGCTCTATGAGGAGTGGAACAATACCTTTGGTTGTGGTCGTTGA